The Deferribacter autotrophicus genomic sequence AAATGATTTGTTTTAATTACCTCATAAAAATTCCTCCAATTTTTGAATACTTTTCAGGACTTAAAGGGGGTTAGCACCCCCTTTAGAACCCCCGAAAAATAAGATAAGATTGTTAATTATTTTTAGTAAATTAGTTTTCTAAAGGAAACTAGTTTAAATATTATAAAATCATAAAAATCTTTATTTAATAATTAGTTCTCACTTTTTCAGTGAGAACTCCTACGTTTTTTTGTTGTATAAGAAAATTATATTATGTAATGAATTAAGAATGGGACAGAGGACTACAGTGGGAATAAGCTTAAAAGCTTCATATTTAGTCTGTCCCCCGTCCCGAAAGTCCCTATTGGTTGATTTGGCTATCAAGCCACTGTCAAACGGGAGTTTGGATTCGGGACTAAAATATTTTAAGTGAGGTTTGACATGAAAAATGACAAATTTGCTTTCTTTATAGGTGTTGATGTTTCCAAAGATAAGTTTAATTGCGCTATTATTAACAATAAGCTTGAACTTCTCAAAGAAGCTGAATTTCAAATGGACATTGATGGTTTTAACAGCTTCTATGACTTGATTAAAAAGTATGACTCCTCTATCATTGCTCTTGAATCTACTGGCAGCTATCACATTAACCTCTTAGCATCCCTTGTATCCAAAAAGAAAGATGTCTGTCTTATTAATCCAGCTCTCATCAAAAAATTTGCCCAATCCGTTACTCTCAGAAAAACCAAAACCGATAAAATTGATGCTGTTATCATTGCTAAATTTATAGCTAAGAATATTGAACATTTCAATTATTTTGCTCTTCCTGAGTCCAATGATATTATCGCACTTGCCAGGATGAGAGAACATATTACTCAGCAGATTGCAAGAGTTAAGACTCAGCTTAAACAGCATCTTACTGTAGTATTTCCTGAACTTGTGGCAAATGCCAATGTATTTACTCAATCCATTTTGCATATCCTTAAACATATGCCTACAGCTGAAATCATCAGGAATGCTAATGAAGATGATATTCAAAAGATTCTTGATGAATTGAAGTTTGCACATAAGTCAAATATTACCCCTCAGAAGCTCATATCCCTTGCTAAATCCTCCATTGGTATTTCCTCTGATATCTGGGCTACTGTCATCAAAGAAGATGTTGAAATGCTCATATTTCTTAATAGCCGACTTGATAATATTACGAAGGAATTTATTGATAAAATAAAATCTTCCAAAAAAGATGATATGGAGATTATTACTTCTATCAAAGGAATTAATGATATTACCGCTGCCCATTTTCTTGCAGAAATTAAAGATATAAACAGATTTGCCAACAAAGGTAAACTTGCTGCCTATGCCGGGATAGATCCTGCTATTAAACAATCCGGAAGTATGTATAGTAACGGCAGAATAAGTAAAAAAGGATCCCGGTCCCTTAGGCGTATTCTTTATCTTATGGCAAGTGGTGTTATGAAGTTTAATGAGTATTTTAGAGCGTATTATTTGAAAAAGAAGGAGGAAGGTATGCCTCATAGAAAAGCTATGATTGCATTGTGTAACAAACTTGTGCGTGTACTTTATGCCATGCTTACAAAAAAAGAGGTTTTTCATATGCCTAAATTATCTTAATAATTTTTAATATTTATAGTTGACTAATTAGTTACTGCTGAAAAAGTGTATTTTATTGATAAATGGAAAATTATTCATTTGTGATATTTGCAAAGATGATACTTAAAGGGGGCAAGCCCCCTTTAGAACCCCCTATAAAGAAAATAAAATGGATAAGAATTTATTTATTATTTTTTACATAAATTAGTTTTCTAACGAAAACTAATTTAGGGGGCAAGCCCCCTTTAGAACCCCCGAAAAGGTTTAGAGTTTACAATAAATTATATCAAATAACAGATTTTAGTAATTGATGGATAACAATCAGTATAATAAGGAAAAACATATTAACTATTAATTAGTTGCCACTTGAAAAAGTGGCAACTAATTAACGTTAAATTATGAAATATCTGCAACCGTTAAAGATGTATCCTTGATATTTTTAAGTGTTTTTAAACGTCTATAAAGCCCTTCCACCTCATTACTTTTCCCTTTTACAATTATAACTTCGAAACAGTTATCATGGTCTAGATGTATATGCTGTGATGAAATTATAATATCATGATACTCATGTTGTATTTCCAAAAGTGTATTAACTGCATCCTTTTCATGATGGTCATAGAGTATCGAAATTATTCCTGCAATTTTTTCCCCATGTTGCCATTTACTTTGAGTAATATATTTTTTTATTAAATCATAAATTGCCTTTGATCTGGTCTCATAACCTTCCTTTTTTATTGCATCGTCAAACTGATGTGCTATATCTCTTGGAAGTGATACTCCAAACCTGACTACACCCATACATACCCCTTATTAAAAATTGTAATTTATTTTATTTAATATATAATCAAGTAGGAGGTTGCAACATGAAAAAAACATTTAAAGCTATTTTTATTTTTGTAGCAATCCTTTTTATTCTATCAATTCAAGGATATTGTCTAAAAATAGCAACGCCCATTTTCCCTATTTATGACCTTGTCAACCTAATTGCAGGGACAAACTCAGATACAATATATGTTATCAAACCAGGAGAAAATCCACATCATTTTGAACCAACCATCGAAACAGTAAAAAAGATGAACAATGCTGACATATATTTT encodes the following:
- a CDS encoding IS110 family transposase; protein product: MKNDKFAFFIGVDVSKDKFNCAIINNKLELLKEAEFQMDIDGFNSFYDLIKKYDSSIIALESTGSYHINLLASLVSKKKDVCLINPALIKKFAQSVTLRKTKTDKIDAVIIAKFIAKNIEHFNYFALPESNDIIALARMREHITQQIARVKTQLKQHLTVVFPELVANANVFTQSILHILKHMPTAEIIRNANEDDIQKILDELKFAHKSNITPQKLISLAKSSIGISSDIWATVIKEDVEMLIFLNSRLDNITKEFIDKIKSSKKDDMEIITSIKGINDITAAHFLAEIKDINRFANKGKLAAYAGIDPAIKQSGSMYSNGRISKKGSRSLRRILYLMASGVMKFNEYFRAYYLKKKEEGMPHRKAMIALCNKLVRVLYAMLTKKEVFHMPKLS
- the nikR gene encoding nickel-responsive transcriptional regulator NikR codes for the protein MGVVRFGVSLPRDIAHQFDDAIKKEGYETRSKAIYDLIKKYITQSKWQHGEKIAGIISILYDHHEKDAVNTLLEIQHEYHDIIISSQHIHLDHDNCFEVIIVKGKSNEVEGLYRRLKTLKNIKDTSLTVADIS